One genomic region from Leishmania braziliensis MHOM/BR/75/M2904 complete genome, chromosome 35 encodes:
- a CDS encoding putative 60S Ribosomal protein L36 yields the protein MSAPTPRTGIIAGFNKGHVTTRRPRQPSSNDRFAVPHKRLRAVKAIIADLVGFSPLEKRVQEFLRVGKEKRALKYCKKRLGDFTAAKKKRSKMEEALRHATKKHH from the coding sequence ATGTCTGCTCCTACCCCCCGCACCGGCATTATTGCCGGCTTCAACAAGGGCCATGTGACGACCCGCCGCCCGCGCCAGCCGTCGTCCAACGACCGCTTTGCTGTGCCCCACAAGCGCCTGCGCGCTGTGAAGGCCATCATTGCGGACCTCGTCGGCTTTTCTCCTCTGGAGAAGCGTGTTCAGGAGTTCCTGCGTGTCGGCAAGGAGAAGCGCGCACTCAAGTACTGCAAGAAGCGCCTCGGCGACTTCACGGCGGCCAAAAAGAAGCGCTCGaagatggaggaggcacTTCGCCACGCGACGAAGAAGCACCACTAG
- a CDS encoding putative ribosomal protein L15, whose product MYLNELWKKKSSDVMRFIQRIRSWEYRHQHTVVRLRRPTRPEKARMLGYKTKQGFCVFRVRVRRGGRKRPAHKGITYGKPKTSGVLGMKLNKNNQAVAEQRLGKRFGNLRVLNSYWVNMDSTFKWYEVIAVDPMCKTIRRDPRINWIVNSVHKHREQRGLTSAGRKHRGLRHKGHKASKLRPSYRAAWRRNNRIVFLRKR is encoded by the coding sequence ATGTACTTGAACGAGCTGTGGAAGAAGAAGTCTTCCGATGTGATGCGCTTCATCCAGCGTATCCGCTCGTGGGAGTACCGCCACCAGCATACGgtggtgcgcctgcgccgccccaCGCGCCCGGAGAAGGCCCGCATGCTTGGCTACAAGACAAAGCAGGGCTTCTGCGTGTtccgcgtgcgtgtgcgccgtGGTGGCCGCAAACGTCCAGCCCACAAAGGTATCACATACGGTAAGCCGAAGACCAGCGGTGTGCTCGGCATGAAGCTGAACAAGAACAACCAAGCCGTTGCGGAGCAGCGTCTGGGCAAGCGCTTCGGCAACCTGCGCGTGCTGAACTCGTACTGGGTGAATATGGACTCCACGTTCAAGTGGTATGAGGTCATTGCCGTAGACCCGATGTGCAAGACCATCCGCCGCGATCCCCGCATCAACTGGATCGTCAACTCTGTGCACAAGCACCGTGAGCAACGCGGTCTGACCTCTGCTGGTCGCAAGCACCGTGGTCTGCGCCACAAGGGCCATAAGGCCTCCAAGCTGCGCCCGTCATACCGcgctgcgtggcgccgcAACAACCGCATCGTGTTCCTGCGCAAGCGTTAA
- a CDS encoding putative 60S ribosomal protein L5, with product MPFVKVVKNKAYFKRFQVKYRRRREGKTDYHARRQMVLQDKTKFGSPKYRLVVRTTNKDIIAQIVQAKIAGDEVLMAAYAHELPAFGIEHGLTNYAAAYATGLLLARRTLAKLGIADKFQGAKEADGSYSAVRTKKDDQGDDEARFPFKAILDVGLARTTTGARVFGVLKGAVDGGISVPHRPNRFPGYSKEKSALDAKVHRDRIFGKHVAEYLKQVKEEASSNPDEKCVQFSKYMEAKVAPESIECMYKKAHAAIRADPSKSLPKKAKKEGAKHKSYKTKKMSGAEKRAAAKAKVAAIRERLGK from the coding sequence ATGCCGTTCGTCAAGGTCGTGAAGAACAAGGCGTACTTCAAGCGCTTCCAGGTGAAgtaccgccgtcgccgcgagGGCAAGACGGACTACCACGCACGCCGCCAGATGGTGCTGCAGGACAAGACGAAGTTTGGCTCACCCAAGTACCGCCTTGTTGTGCGCACGACGAACAAGGACATCATTGCGCAGATCGTGCAGGCGAAGATCGCCGGCGACGAGGTGCTGATGGCTGCGTACGCGCACGAGCTGCCTGCGTTCGGGATTGAGCACGGCCTGACGAACTACGCTGCGGCGTACGCGACgggcctgctgctggcgcgccgcACGCTGGCGAAGTTGGGCATCGCGGACAAGTTCCAGGGCGCGAAGGAGGCGGACGGCTCGTACTCTGCTGTGCGCACGAAGAAGGACGACCagggcgacgacgaggcgcgCTTCCCGTTCAAGGCGATCCTGGACGTTGGTCTTGCGCGCACGACGACGGGTGCCCGCGTGTTCGGCGTGCTGAAGGGCGCTGTGGACGGCGGCATCTCGGTGCCGCACCGCCCCAACCGCTTCCCCGGCTACAgcaaggagaagagcgcCCTGGACGCGAAGGTGCACCGTGACCGCATCTTCGGCAAGCACGTTGCGGAGTACCTGAagcaggtgaaggaggaggcgagctCGAACCCTGACGAGAAGTGCGTGCAGTTCTCGAAGTACATGGAGGCGAAGGTTGCGCCAGAGAGCATCGAGTGCATGTACAAGAAGGCACACGCGGCGATCCGCGCGGACCCGTCGAAGTCGCTgccgaagaaggcgaagaaggagggCGCCAAGCACAAGAGCTACAAGACGAAGAAGATGAGcggcgcggagaagagggccgCCGCGAAGGCGAAGGTCGCCGCCATTCGCGAGCGCCTTGGCAAGTGA